The sequence ATGATGTCGAGGCTGTGGGTAATGCCGTGTACGATCGCGTACAAGCTTTGTCTCCAGAAGAACAGCTACAAGCACAAAGAGACATTGCCGAGCAAAAAGATACCCCCATTAGTCAAGAATACGGCGCATTAAGTCCGGCTGGAGCATTAGAATTTTGGCTATTACTAGCTCAAGGAATGGAATCAGGTAAGATCATTAATCTTCCTGAAGATTACAGCCTTCCCGAACAAACCGACGAATTTGTCGAGATGATTAAAAAGCTTGATTTTGAAGAACGGGTTAACTTTACCCGCAACGCTATTGCGCCAATGGGTTTTAAGCCTAACGCTTAAATTTTAACAACCCCCAACCTAATTCCTTATCCTCTGAAAAGCAGGTTGGGGATTGTTAGCCCCGCGACCGAACATTTAACATTGACTGATAAATGATCAATGTTAAATGTTAAATGTTAAGTTGGAGTAGGTAAAGATTGGGGTTTAACGGTTATTTCAATTGTTGAGTCTTGACGATCGACTTCTAACTGAAGCTGATGATCGATTCCATTCTCATCCAGCAATCTTTGTAGCGTTTCCGCTTTGGTTACGGGCTGGCTGTTAACCGATTGAATTACATCTCCTACCTGTAATTTTGCAGCTTCAGCAGGAGAATTGCGAGAAATCGTGGTAATCAGTAGACCGCGCTCGCTGGTAATATCTTGCTTGCGATTGGGAATTTGGTTGAACCTTTGTTTAATTTCTGGAGTCAGCGCAACCATCTCAATACCGATATAGGGATGTTCTACTGAACCTTTAGCAATTAACTGTCGGGCGACTCGGCGAGCAGTATTAATAGGAATCGCAAAACCTAGTCCTTGAGCGCCACCGAGAACCGCACTATTGACGGCGATCGCTTCTCCTCTAGCATTTAACAAAGGACCTCCAGAGTTGCCAGGATTAATCGCAGCATCGGTTTGCATAAAGTCAATTCTTTTATCAGGAATGCCAATATCGCTACTCAAACGATGGGTGGCACTAATTACCCCGACGGTTACGGTTTCTTGTAGACCCAAAGGATTACCAATGGCGATCGCCCATTGTCCCTGTTCGACGCGATCGGAGTCGCCAATAGCTACAGTAGGCAAATCTGGTGCATCCACCTTAATAACCGCAATATCGGTAACAGGATCTTTACCTAATACTCTACCATCGATGATCCGACCATCTTGAAAGGTAACGGTTACGCGATCGGCACGTTCAACCACATGAGCATTAGTTACAATCAAACCATCTGCATCGATCACAAAACCAGAACCGACACCGCGCAACATTGGCACTGGAGAATTACCAGGCGAACCCCCAAAAAAGGGACGCAAAAACACACCCTCCAAAGCTCGAGAAACGTTAATTTGTACCACAGCTGGTTCAACTTCTTTGACTACAGAAGTCACAAAATTATTTACTTCTATGGGCGAAGGGATTAAATTTTGCTCTTTTCTTATTTCTGGAGTTACTTCTTGAATTGATTCTAGTTGGTCTGCTCTAGCAGTTGGCAAAGCAAAAACCATCATGCCGATTACAATTGCTAAGAGCGAAAAAGCAGCGATTAAATTATTAATTGCGCTTTTTAGTAATAGATTTAGCTTATTCTTCATACAATAATATTTATGCCTTTCAACTATTTA comes from Coleofasciculaceae cyanobacterium and encodes:
- a CDS encoding orange carotenoid protein N-terminal domain-containing protein produces the protein MTFITLDSVQQPLEKFSEFDTDTKLALLWYGYLDLKENLENAAPANDVEAVGNAVYDRVQALSPEEQLQAQRDIAEQKDTPISQEYGALSPAGALEFWLLLAQGMESGKIINLPEDYSLPEQTDEFVEMIKKLDFEERVNFTRNAIAPMGFKPNA
- a CDS encoding trypsin-like peptidase domain-containing protein produces the protein MKNKLNLLLKSAINNLIAAFSLLAIVIGMMVFALPTARADQLESIQEVTPEIRKEQNLIPSPIEVNNFVTSVVKEVEPAVVQINVSRALEGVFLRPFFGGSPGNSPVPMLRGVGSGFVIDADGLIVTNAHVVERADRVTVTFQDGRIIDGRVLGKDPVTDIAVIKVDAPDLPTVAIGDSDRVEQGQWAIAIGNPLGLQETVTVGVISATHRLSSDIGIPDKRIDFMQTDAAINPGNSGGPLLNARGEAIAVNSAVLGGAQGLGFAIPINTARRVARQLIAKGSVEHPYIGIEMVALTPEIKQRFNQIPNRKQDITSERGLLITTISRNSPAEAAKLQVGDVIQSVNSQPVTKAETLQRLLDENGIDHQLQLEVDRQDSTIEITVKPQSLPTPT